One stretch of Armigeres subalbatus isolate Guangzhou_Male chromosome 2, GZ_Asu_2, whole genome shotgun sequence DNA includes these proteins:
- the LOC134210929 gene encoding solute carrier family 12 member 8: MPERNNVDWSRYGLGNDDSSPTERARTRGNVGGFVDLGNEYDYGAGGHHASGRDEIFAEDQGDKPWWRSNFFISQPVLFGTWDGVFTSCLINIFGVIVFLRSGWIVAEAGIMHAVLIIFCAVAIALVSVLSAVGICERCRVESGGVYFLIAHTLGSRFGGSLGMLYCFGQAVGCALNVLGFGESMAGLVGLEGNKWAIRLFAIAAVLLLGVINVAGVKWVVKLQFALLIILLVSALNFMVGSFTGEDPENGFDGWGQGNMAYNLWPKYSEGTTWFTVFGVFFPTITGILSGINMSGDLRAPSTDIPNGTLAALSTSTFLYMVFILFLGATCQRDTLLTNFMIAVKVSAVPFLLLAGIYVSSMSSCLGAMYGTPRVLQSIANENVIPGIGKLGKGRGPNKVPLYAMAVVATVTTAFIIVGDINTLAPIVTMPFLLTYACIDYSYFALAQTFDIQNIREERFRIQAQSPLYETRNYGTTGDYQENNDLDQLFPERTRHKNLSSPANSPHHVPLNTTANRTTHSLANGGTSGGAYPNGGLSNSTSINSEVIFRDGTGNGSTVGTNSLSEADDEPIAPIRPPIHSKTKNWYSGFCNRWASLMGAGVKVFVMFLVNWVFALICMGTVFVLWFYVGTANPAVKPGLAHEFRFFVWLKNAVFRCFGKRVHDYEQVVVTPSCPNVPLSSAQLNEENEDFASRRRYHQSAVVQGHYVDDV; encoded by the exons ATGCCAGAAAGGAACAACGTTGATTGGTCTCG GTACGGATTAGGAAATGACGACTCATCCCCAACCGAAAGAGCTCGAACAAGAGGAAACGTCGGCGGGTTTGTCGATTTGGGCAACGAGTATGACTACGGTGCGGGTGGACATCATGCATCCGGTCGGGATGAGATTTTTGCCGAAGATCAAGGCGACAAGCCGTGGTGGAGAAGCAACTTTTTCATTTCACAACCGGTGCTATTTGGCACGTGGGATGGAGTTTTCACGTCTTGTTTAATCAACATTTTCGGCGTTATTGTGTTCCTGCGATCTGGCTGGATTGTGGCAGAGGCTGGTATAATGCATGCAGTATTGATAATTTTCTGCGCCGTTGCGATTGCCCTGGTGTCGGTGCTGTCGGCGGTAGGGATCTGTGAACGTTGTCGAGTGGAGAGTGGAGGGGTTTATTTTTTGATAGCTCACACGTTAGGATCCAGATTTGGAGGATCTCTTGGAATGTTGTATTGCTTTGGACAGGCGGTAGGATGCGCGCTAAATGTGCTTGGTTTCGGAGAATCCATGGCAGGACTGGTCGGACTGGAGGGCAACAAATGGGCAATTCGGCTGTTTGCCATTGCGGCAGTTTTGCTTCTGGGAGTCATTAATGTGGCCGGAGTAAAGTGGGTGGTCAAATTACAATTTGCTTTATTGATTATTCTACTTGTATCAGCATTAAACTTTATGGTGGGCAGTTTTACTGGGGAAGACCCAGAAAATGGCTTCGACGGATGGGGTCAAGGAAATATGGCTTACAATCTTTGGCCAAAATATAGTGAAGGCACGACGTGGTTTACAGTTTTCGGAGTATTCTTCCCCACTATAACTGGTATTCTGTCTGGAATTAACATGAGTGGAGATCTTCGAGCACCATCTACTGATATTCCGAATGGTACGTTAGCTGCACTGAGTACTTCGACATTCCTGTACATGGTATTCATTTTATTCCTGGGAGCAACATGTCAGAGAGATACCCTTTTAACAAACTTTATGATTGCTGTGAAGGTGTCAGCCGTGCCGTTTCTGCTTCTTGCTGGAATCTACGTCTCTAGTATGTCGTCTTGCTTAGGGGCGATGTACGGCACTCCTCGTGTATTGCAAAGCATTGCAAATGAGAACGTCATTCCCGGAATCGGTAAACTCGGTAAGGGTCGCGGGCCAAACAAAGTACCCCTTTATGCAATGGCAGTAGTGGCCACAGTAACTACGGCGTTCATCATTGTTGGCGACATTAATACGCTTGCTCCGATTGTGACCATGCCTTTCTTACTGACATATGCGTGCATTGATTATTCTTACTTCGCCCTGGCACAAACTTTCGATATTCAAAATATACGAGAAGAAAGGTTCAGAATACAAGCACAGAGCCCATTGTACGAAACAAGAAACTATGGAACAACGGGTGACTATCAGGAAAATAATGATCTTGATCAGCTTTTCCCAGAGCGAACAAGGCACAAAAATCTATCA AGTCCAGCTAATTCACCGCACCATGTGCCTTTGAATACTACTGCCAACAGGACTACACATTCCTTGGCAAATGGAGGAACTAGTGGTGGAGCTTACCCGAACGGAGGTTTATCTAACAGTACTTCGATAAACAGTGAAGTAATTTTTCGTGATGGAACCGGCAATGGCAGCACCGTTGGAACCAATTCTCTGTCCGAGGCGGATGATGAACCGATCGCACCGATAAGACCACCGATTCACTCGAAAACGAAAAATTGGTACTCGGGATTCTGCAATCGATGGGCTTCGTTGATGGGG GCTGGAGTGAAAGTTTTCGTGATGTTTCTAGTGAACTGGGTTTTTGCCCTAATTTGTATGGGAACAGTATTCGTACTGTGGTTCTATGTCGGTACGGCGAACCCTGCAGTAAAACCTGGTTTGGCACATGAATTCCGGTTTTTTGTGTGGCTTAAAAATGCCGTTTTCAGATGTTTTGG GAAACGAGTTCATGATTACGAACAGGTGGTAGTTACCCCCTCGTGCCCGAACGTCCCGTTGTCGTCCGCACAGTTAAACGAAGAGAACGAAGACTTTGCTTCTCGACGAAGATATCATCAGTCAGCCGTTGTACAGGGCCACTATGTGGACGACGTGTGA
- the LOC134209286 gene encoding uncharacterized protein LOC134209286: MIYDELHPRNFDVVALQEICWTGQKVWKSGHRAATFYQSCGTTNELGTGFIVLGKMRQRVIGWQPINARMCKLRIKGRFFNYSIINVHCPHEGRPDDEKEAFYAQLEQTYDGCPLRDVKIVIGDMNAQVGREEMYRPVIGPDSLHTVSNDNGQRCINFAASRRMVVRSTFFPRKNIHKATWRSPNQETENQIDHVLIDGKFFSDITNVRTYRSANIESDHYLVAVCLRSKLSTVYNTRRSRTPRLNIGRLQDGRLAQEYAQQLEVALPTEEQLGAASLEDGWRDIRSAIGSTATAALGTVPPDQRNDWYDGECEQLVEEKNAAWARLLQHRTRANEARYKQARNRQNSIFRRKKRQQEDRDREETEQLYRANNTRKVFEYNRDA; encoded by the exons atgatctacgatgaattacatccccgcaacttcgacgtcgtggcgctgcaggagatttgctggacaggacagaaagtgtggaaaagcgggcatcgagcggctaccttctaccaaagctgtggcaccaccaacgagctgggaaccggcttcatagtgctgggtaagatgcgccaacgcgtgattgggtggcagccaatcaacgcaaggatgtgcaagctgaggattaaaggccgtttctttaactatagcatcatcaacgtgcactgcccacacgaagggagacccgacgacgagaaagaagcgttctacgcacagctggagcagacatacgatggatgcccactgcgggacgttaaaatcgtcatcggtgacatgaacgcacaggtaggaagggaggaaatgtatagaccggtcatcggaccggatagtctgcacaccgtatcgaatgacaacggccaacgatgcataaacttcgcagcctcccgcagaatggtagtccgaagcaccttctttccccgcaaaaatatccacaaggccacatggagatcacctaaccaagaaacggaaaaccaaatcgatcacgttctaatcgacggtaaattcttctccgacatcacgaatgtccgcacttaccgcagtgcgaatattgaatccgaccactacctcgttgcagtatgcctgcgctcaaaactctcgacggtgtacaacacgcgtcgaagtcggacgccgcggcttaacattgggcggctacaagacggtagactagcccaagaatacgcgcagcagctggaagtggcacttccaacggaagagcagctaggcgcagcgtctcttgaagatggctggagagatattcgatccgccattggtagcaccgcaaccgctgcactaggcacggtgcccccggatcagagaaacgactggtatgacggcgaatgtgagcagttagtggaagagaagaatgcagcatgggcgagattgctgcaacaccgcacgagggcgaacgaggcacgatataaacaggcgcggaacagacaaaactcgattttccggaggaaaaagcgccagcaggaagatcgagaccgtgaagaaacggagcaactgtaccgcgctaataacacacgaaa AGTATTCGAATATAACCGTGATGCCTGA
- the LOC134209285 gene encoding uncharacterized protein LOC134209285 translates to MGRKCEFYFCGNHQGIPGKLGKVSFYSFPKNQALCSLWVESCNSPEASDAFKSQGYHAFLNKKLCSDHFSLSSFRDSTNKNKGLVAGAVPSSRAKIGFENLSEDVPKNVVDGRDFSSEPNETTIEFIDGDDDFARWFQSTQSKLSPEKERDSRTIVQDQLHGVMEIRPDNHTGTEDEAPPFGQFSDNPNKNIPPVVSSETSLRQSLKSRELTIKLLKQNMKSIRRQMFVQDQTSKRRLNASNRLGSHVQMKFVEKSVMAIRKIGLIPIALVMDQCTTNQKMIREAGATHADPLINIGGEDIAVLYDTPHLLKNTRNALLKHNAVFEGGIASFQHIKELYDTDVTSSLRLVPKLNHKCITLPPFTKMNVPLAYVLR, encoded by the exons ATGGGCCGGAAGtgtgaattttatttttgtggaaatcATCAAGGTATTCCAGGGAAACTAGGAAAGGTCTCTTTCTACAGTTTTCCCAAAAACCAGGCACT ATGTTCCCTTTGGGTGGAGTCCTGCAATTCTCCAGAAGCTTCAGACGCTTTCAAAAGCCAGGGATATCACGCTTTCCTAAACAAAAAACTTTGCTCTGATCATTTTTCATTGAGCTCTTTCCGGGATTcgacaaataaaaataaagg CCTAGTAGCTGGTGCTGTTCCCTCTTCACGCGCAAAAATCGGTTTTGAAAACCTTTCCGAAGATGTTCCGAAGAATGTTGTCGATGGTCGTGATTTCAGCTCAGAACCAAATGAAACGACTATTGAGTTCATCGATGGAGATGATGATTTCGCCAGATGGTTTCAATCAACGCAATCTAAACTATCTCCTGAAAAGGAACGAGACTCCAGAACTATTGTGCAAGATCAACTTCACGGTGTTATGGAGATCCGACCTGATAATCATACCGGTACCGAAGATGAGGCGCCGCCGTTCGGTCAGTTCAGCGACAACCCAAATAAAAACATACCTCCTGTAGTATCATCCGAAACGTCGCTACGTCAAAGCCTTAAATCAAGGGAACTAACCATAAAACTGCTCAAACAAAATATGAAATCTATTCGGCGCCAAATGTTCGTCCAAGACCAAACCAGCAAACGTAGATTGAATGCTTCCAACCG CCTTGGAAGTCACGTGCAGATGAAATTTGTTGAGAAGAGTGTTATGGCAATCAGAAAGATCGGGCTGATACCAATAGCCCTTGTGATGGATCAGTGCACAACGAATCAAAAAATGATCCGTGAAGCTGGCGCCACCCATGCCGATCCTCTAATCAACATAGGCGGTGAAGATATTGCCGTTCTATACGACACGCCTCATCTGTTGAAAAACACGCGGAATGCTTTATTAAAGCACAATGCAGTGTTCGAAGGTGGAATAGCTTCTTTTCAGCATATAAAAGAATTATATGACACTGACGTAACTTCTTCTCTACGGCTGGTTCCAAAATTGAATCACAAATGTATAACATTACCACCTTTCACAAAAATGAACGTACCTCTGGCGTACGTGTTACGTTAA